A stretch of Salvelinus alpinus chromosome 4, SLU_Salpinus.1, whole genome shotgun sequence DNA encodes these proteins:
- the LOC139572703 gene encoding uncharacterized protein isoform X2, with protein MATKHFRPLLLGPVHLLTVNFRLILLFGNGYKLANMPLAKDLLQPTSEEEKRSHKKKRLVQSPNSYFMDVKCPGCYKITTVFSHAQTVVLCVGCSTVLCQPTGGKARLTEGQVDYKIHNAKLYRLARMLIQEKTALDSQQWSLLDERPKGGETGLTPQ; from the exons ATGGCGACAAAACACTTCCGGCCCCTGCTCCTCGGCCCCGTTCATTTATTAACTGTCAACTTCCGGTTGATCCTTCTTTTCGGCAACGGCTACAAACTCGCCAACATGCCA CTCGCAAAGGACCTGTTGCAACCAACCtccgaggaggagaagaggagtcaCAAGAAGAAGCGTCTTGTACAGAGCCCTAACTCGTATTTTATGGATGTCAAATGTCCAG GATGCTATAAGATCACGACAGTGTTCAGTCACGCCCAGACAGTCGTCCTGTGTGTCGGATGCTCCACAGTCCTGTGTCAACCTACAGGGGGTAAAGCACGCCTCACAGAAG gtcaagtcgactacaaaatccacaatgcaaAGCTCTATAGGCTAGCTAG GATGCTCATTCAGGAGAAAACAGCACTAGACTCTCAGCAATGGAGCTTGTTGGACGAGAGACCCAAGGGAGGAGAGACGGGATTGACCCCACAGTGA
- the LOC139572700 gene encoding protein ENTREP3-like isoform X1 — protein sequence MPSPSDSSSVVSASGSRGWSDSCRGMSGRQGGAKLLLYLGLCHLGLGAMVLAFSFTSMAFTSSARVRQSCPFWAGFFVVASGLVGLISWRRPLTLVVSLFMLLSAVCVILSLAGSMLSCQNAQMVKSLLTCQVENGLCVCCAPTHSCSINEEETLVLYLNADCHSVRHQLKDLLFSACGLSILSTIICTLSTVTCSIHIFSLDLVHLLAPHRSRSVNPECTTPQDAFLTNIMDFEEFVPPIPPPPYYPPEYTCSSETDAQSITYNGSMESPVPLYPTDCPPPYELVMGQRAASQATVFDSHGNELSGERATSTAFSGEVSMDSGSLLMSEIIDIPDDSSPSEDSCLVGVRARGERGSTGGVERGDGGEGGEYVSFRGPPPQAPESPLVESPLVDPRARRCYRGERSNSCSSSSTATATYRSPVLRRQAMLASSCSQLELLGGATSHQRSSILEKRVGPCTPLRRGSASASAAPPTSSSSAVNQQGGQGNGVPLPLQPLYLRRQGGRSEGGGSDGLLPLVRSHSEPGLSFSADTAPYLLSPPSLLFPLPLSSLLPSLLSPSLSDLVDFSGGSVGSKGVRENSQTSTDTGPSSEACLLPRSSLVPLSALLPRKGSVKAATMGRTLPLSKGPANSPLHLPKECNRSLGDLKVTRGLVARFLQRSKRNLASAAEHSGNTGQGQKRRGGVEGNGTGHLPLEQVLRNSWGASQGSHPPHPHHRGHHHSHSDSRHNRRHSNQPPVTEGIHLRSCGDLSSSSSASLWRLLTANPPHGSSGALYTESAL from the exons ATGCCATCCCCGTCAGACTCCAGCAGTGTAGTGTCAGCCTCTGGGTCTAGGGGCTGGTCAGATAGCTGCCGGGGCATGTCTGGCCGTCAGGGTGGGGCCAAACTGCTGCTGTACCTGGGGCTGTGCCACTTGGGCCTGGGGGCCATGGTCCTGGCCTTCTCCTTCACCAGCATGGCCTTCACATCCTCAGCCCGCGTCCGACAGTCCTGCCCCTTCTGGGCCGGCTTCTTT GTTGTGGCATCAGGGTTAGTTGGACTTATCTCATGGAGAAGACCCCTCACTCTGGTG GTGTCCCTCTTCATGCTGctgtctgctgtgtgtgtcaTCCTTAGTCTGGCTGGATCCATGCTCTCCTGTCAGAACGCACAGATGGTCAAGTCACTCCTCACCTGCCAG GTGGAgaatgggttgtgtgtgtgttgcgccCCAACACACTCCTGCTCTATAAACGAGGAGGAGACCTTGGTACTCTACCTAAACGCAGACTGCCACTCTGTCAGACATCagctcaag gACCTGTTGTTCAGTGCTTGTGGTCTGAGTATTCTCTCTACCATCATCTGTACTCTCTCTACTGTCACCTGTAGTATACACATCTTCTCACTGGACCTAGTGCACCTG CTCGCCCCGCACCGCTCTCGCTCCGTCAACCCAGAATGCACCACTCCTCAGGACGCCTTCCTGACCAACATCATGGACTTTGAGGAGTTTGTCCCGCCCATTCCTCCGCCCCCCTACTACCCCCCTGAATACACCTGCAGCTCTGAGACAGACGCACAGag TATCACCTATAACGGGTCGATGGAGAGTCCAGTTCCTCTGTACCCCACTGACTGTCCCCCTCCTTACGAATTAGTGATGGGACAGAGAGCAGCTAGCCAG GCCACGGTATTTGACAGCCATGGGAACGAGCTGTCTGGAGAGAGGGCCACATCCACTGCTTTCAGCGGAGAGG tctcCATGGACAGTGGTTCTCTGTTGATGTCGGAGATCATTGACATCCCAGATGACTCCTCACCTTCAGAGGACTCCTGCCTCGTGGGGGTGAGGgctaggggggagagagggagcaccgggggagtggagaggggagacgggggagaaggaggggagtatGTGAGCTTCCGTGGCCCCCCTCCCCAAGCCCCGGAGAGTCCCCTGGTAGAGAGTCCCCTGGTGGACCCCAGGGCCAGGCGATGCTACAGAGGAGAGAGGTCCAACTCCTGCTCCTCGTCTAGCACTGCTACAGCTACATACAG GTCTCCAGTGTTGAGGCGACAGGCTATGTTGGCCAGTAGTTGTTCCCAGTTGGAGCTGCTAGGGGGCGCCACCTCTCACCAGCGCTCCTCTATCCTAGAGAAACGAGTCGGGCCTTGCACCCCTTTACGACGCggttctgcctctgcctctgcagCTCCTCCCACTTCCTCATCCTCAGCTGTCAATCAGCAGGGTGGTCAGGGCAACGGGGTGCCCCTCCCTCTACAGCCGTTGTACCTGCGTCGTCAGGGCGGAAGGAGCGAGGGGGGGGGTAGTGACGGGCTTCTGCCCCTAGTGAGGTCACACAGTGAGCCTGGTCTCAGCTTTTCTGCTGATACTg cTCCttatcttctctcccctccctctctcctctttcccctccctctctcctctctccttccctctctgctctctccctccctctctgatcTAGTTGACTTCAGTGGGGGCTCAGTGGGCAGTAAAGGAGTGAGGGAGAACTCTCAGACCTCTACAGACACAG GTCCGTCCTCCGAGGCATGCCTGCTGCCCCGCTCCTCTCTGGTGCCCCTCTCAGCCCTCCTCCCCAGGAAGGGCAGTGTGAAGGCAGCCACCATGGGGCGCACCTTGCCCCTCTCCAAAGGCCCCGCCAACTCTCCCTTGCACCTGCCCAAAGAATGCAACCGCTCTCTTGGGGACCTCAAG GTGACGAGGGGGTTGGTGGCTCGCTTCCTGCAGCGCTCCAAACGGAACCTGGCGTCCGCCGCAGAGCATTCTGGGAACACGGGACAGGGTCAGAAAAGGAGAGGCGGAGTGGAGGGCAACGGGACAGGCCATCTCCCTTTAGagcag gTGTTACGTAACTCCTGGGGGGCCAGCCAGGGATCCCACCCGCCACACCCTCATCACCGTGGTCACCACCACTCCCATAGCGACAGCCGCCACAACCGCCGTCATAGCAACCAACCCCCTGTGACGGAGGGGATCCACTTGCGCAGCTGCGGCGACTTAAGCTCCTCCTCCTCTGCGTCGCTATGGCGATTACTGACGGCCAACCCCCCTCACGGGTCATCAGGGGCACTGTACACAGAGTCAGCCCTGTGA
- the LOC139572700 gene encoding protein ENTREP3-like isoform X2 has protein sequence MPSPSDSSSVVSASGSRGWSDSCRGMSGRQGGAKLLLYLGLCHLGLGAMVLAFSFTSMAFTSSARVRQSCPFWAGFFVVASGLVGLISWRRPLTLVVSLFMLLSAVCVILSLAGSMLSCQNAQMVKSLLTCQVENGLCVCCAPTHSCSINEEETLVLYLNADCHSVRHQLKDLLFSACGLSILSTIICTLSTVTCSIHIFSLDLVHLLAPHRSRSVNPECTTPQDAFLTNIMDFEEFVPPIPPPPYYPPEYTCSSETDAQSITYNGSMESPVPLYPTDCPPPYELVMGQRAASQATVFDSHGNELSGERATSTAFSGEVSMDSGSLLMSEIIDIPDDSSPSEDSCLVGVRARGERGSTGGVERGDGGEGGEYVSFRGPPPQAPESPLVESPLVDPRARRCYRGERSNSCSSSSTATATYRSPVLRRQAMLASSCSQLELLGGATSHQRSSILEKRVGPCTPLRRGSASASAAPPTSSSSAVNQQGGQGNGVPLPLQPLYLRRQGGRSEGGGSDGLLPLVRSHSEPGLSFSADTVDFSGGSVGSKGVRENSQTSTDTGPSSEACLLPRSSLVPLSALLPRKGSVKAATMGRTLPLSKGPANSPLHLPKECNRSLGDLKVTRGLVARFLQRSKRNLASAAEHSGNTGQGQKRRGGVEGNGTGHLPLEQVLRNSWGASQGSHPPHPHHRGHHHSHSDSRHNRRHSNQPPVTEGIHLRSCGDLSSSSSASLWRLLTANPPHGSSGALYTESAL, from the exons ATGCCATCCCCGTCAGACTCCAGCAGTGTAGTGTCAGCCTCTGGGTCTAGGGGCTGGTCAGATAGCTGCCGGGGCATGTCTGGCCGTCAGGGTGGGGCCAAACTGCTGCTGTACCTGGGGCTGTGCCACTTGGGCCTGGGGGCCATGGTCCTGGCCTTCTCCTTCACCAGCATGGCCTTCACATCCTCAGCCCGCGTCCGACAGTCCTGCCCCTTCTGGGCCGGCTTCTTT GTTGTGGCATCAGGGTTAGTTGGACTTATCTCATGGAGAAGACCCCTCACTCTGGTG GTGTCCCTCTTCATGCTGctgtctgctgtgtgtgtcaTCCTTAGTCTGGCTGGATCCATGCTCTCCTGTCAGAACGCACAGATGGTCAAGTCACTCCTCACCTGCCAG GTGGAgaatgggttgtgtgtgtgttgcgccCCAACACACTCCTGCTCTATAAACGAGGAGGAGACCTTGGTACTCTACCTAAACGCAGACTGCCACTCTGTCAGACATCagctcaag gACCTGTTGTTCAGTGCTTGTGGTCTGAGTATTCTCTCTACCATCATCTGTACTCTCTCTACTGTCACCTGTAGTATACACATCTTCTCACTGGACCTAGTGCACCTG CTCGCCCCGCACCGCTCTCGCTCCGTCAACCCAGAATGCACCACTCCTCAGGACGCCTTCCTGACCAACATCATGGACTTTGAGGAGTTTGTCCCGCCCATTCCTCCGCCCCCCTACTACCCCCCTGAATACACCTGCAGCTCTGAGACAGACGCACAGag TATCACCTATAACGGGTCGATGGAGAGTCCAGTTCCTCTGTACCCCACTGACTGTCCCCCTCCTTACGAATTAGTGATGGGACAGAGAGCAGCTAGCCAG GCCACGGTATTTGACAGCCATGGGAACGAGCTGTCTGGAGAGAGGGCCACATCCACTGCTTTCAGCGGAGAGG tctcCATGGACAGTGGTTCTCTGTTGATGTCGGAGATCATTGACATCCCAGATGACTCCTCACCTTCAGAGGACTCCTGCCTCGTGGGGGTGAGGgctaggggggagagagggagcaccgggggagtggagaggggagacgggggagaaggaggggagtatGTGAGCTTCCGTGGCCCCCCTCCCCAAGCCCCGGAGAGTCCCCTGGTAGAGAGTCCCCTGGTGGACCCCAGGGCCAGGCGATGCTACAGAGGAGAGAGGTCCAACTCCTGCTCCTCGTCTAGCACTGCTACAGCTACATACAG GTCTCCAGTGTTGAGGCGACAGGCTATGTTGGCCAGTAGTTGTTCCCAGTTGGAGCTGCTAGGGGGCGCCACCTCTCACCAGCGCTCCTCTATCCTAGAGAAACGAGTCGGGCCTTGCACCCCTTTACGACGCggttctgcctctgcctctgcagCTCCTCCCACTTCCTCATCCTCAGCTGTCAATCAGCAGGGTGGTCAGGGCAACGGGGTGCCCCTCCCTCTACAGCCGTTGTACCTGCGTCGTCAGGGCGGAAGGAGCGAGGGGGGGGGTAGTGACGGGCTTCTGCCCCTAGTGAGGTCACACAGTGAGCCTGGTCTCAGCTTTTCTGCTGATACTg TTGACTTCAGTGGGGGCTCAGTGGGCAGTAAAGGAGTGAGGGAGAACTCTCAGACCTCTACAGACACAG GTCCGTCCTCCGAGGCATGCCTGCTGCCCCGCTCCTCTCTGGTGCCCCTCTCAGCCCTCCTCCCCAGGAAGGGCAGTGTGAAGGCAGCCACCATGGGGCGCACCTTGCCCCTCTCCAAAGGCCCCGCCAACTCTCCCTTGCACCTGCCCAAAGAATGCAACCGCTCTCTTGGGGACCTCAAG GTGACGAGGGGGTTGGTGGCTCGCTTCCTGCAGCGCTCCAAACGGAACCTGGCGTCCGCCGCAGAGCATTCTGGGAACACGGGACAGGGTCAGAAAAGGAGAGGCGGAGTGGAGGGCAACGGGACAGGCCATCTCCCTTTAGagcag gTGTTACGTAACTCCTGGGGGGCCAGCCAGGGATCCCACCCGCCACACCCTCATCACCGTGGTCACCACCACTCCCATAGCGACAGCCGCCACAACCGCCGTCATAGCAACCAACCCCCTGTGACGGAGGGGATCCACTTGCGCAGCTGCGGCGACTTAAGCTCCTCCTCCTCTGCGTCGCTATGGCGATTACTGACGGCCAACCCCCCTCACGGGTCATCAGGGGCACTGTACACAGAGTCAGCCCTGTGA
- the LOC139572702 gene encoding ras-related protein Rab-13, producing MAKKYDFLFKLLLIGDSGVGKTCLIIRFAEDNFNSTYISTIGIDFKVKTIDVEGKKVKLQVWDTAGQERFKTITTAYYRGAMGIILVYDITDEKSYENIQNWMKSIKENASAGVSRMLLANKCDIEAKRKVSKETGEKLAKDHGIRFFETSAKASINVDESFMALARDILLKSSKKPGPTGREVKITNAEKKSSKCLLL from the exons ATGGCGAAGAAGTACGACTTCCTTTTCAAATTATTACTCATCGGAGATAGTGGAGTGGGGAAAACATGTCTGATTATTCGATTTGCTGAGGACAACTTCAACTCAACCTACATATCAACTATCG GCATCGACTTTAAAGTAAAGACGATAGACGTGGAGGGAAAGAAAGTCAAACTGCAAGTCTG GGACACAGCAGGGCAGGAGAGGTTTAAGACCAtcactacagcctactacagaggAGCTATG GGCATCATCCTGGTGTATGACATCACAGATGAGAAGTCCTACGAGAACATTCAGAACTGGATGAAGAGCATCAAGGAG AATGCATCAGCGGGGGTCAGCCGGATGTTGCTAGCTAACAAGTGTGACATTGAGGCCAAGAGGAAGGTATCCAAGGAAACGGGGGAAAAG CTGGCAAAGGATCATGGGATCAGATTCTTTGAGACCAGTGCAAAGGCCAGCATCAATGTTGATGAG TCTTTTATGGCTTTGGCTCGAGATATTCTACTGAAGTCCAGCAAGAAGCCGGGCCCCACAGGTCGCGAGGTCAAAATCACCAACGCTGAGAAGAAATCCTCCAAATGTCTCCTACTGTAG
- the LOC139572703 gene encoding small ribosomal subunit protein eS27-like isoform X3 — translation MATKHFRPLLLGPVHLLTVNFRLILLFGNGYKLANMPLAKDLLQPTSEEEKRSHKKKRLVQSPNSYFMDVKCPGCYKITTVFSHAQTVVLCVGCSTVLCQPTGGKARLTEGCSFRRKQH, via the exons ATGGCGACAAAACACTTCCGGCCCCTGCTCCTCGGCCCCGTTCATTTATTAACTGTCAACTTCCGGTTGATCCTTCTTTTCGGCAACGGCTACAAACTCGCCAACATGCCA CTCGCAAAGGACCTGTTGCAACCAACCtccgaggaggagaagaggagtcaCAAGAAGAAGCGTCTTGTACAGAGCCCTAACTCGTATTTTATGGATGTCAAATGTCCAG GATGCTATAAGATCACGACAGTGTTCAGTCACGCCCAGACAGTCGTCCTGTGTGTCGGATGCTCCACAGTCCTGTGTCAACCTACAGGGGGTAAAGCACGCCTCACAGAAG GATGCTCATTCAGGAGAAAACAGCACTAG
- the LOC139572699 gene encoding farnesyl pyrophosphate synthase-like, which translates to MGDSSCSNGTHHSGAVQSDPQLFEAQFEELVTELTEQDLTDSVLADALNRLREVLHYNTPGGKRNRGLSVIGSLRELVPPTELTQDAVRRALLVGWCIELLQAFFLVADDIMDASVTRRGQPCWYKRERVGLDAINDSFLLEGSIYRLLRRHCRAQPYYVHLLELFTETSFQTELGQALDLMTAPPGQIDLNRFTMERYKAIVKYKTAFYSFYLPVAAAMYMAGIDSEEEHNNAKHILLEMGEFFQIQDDYLDCYGDPAVTGKIGTDIQDNKCGWLVVTALGVMTPEQRAELESCYGRRDSVEKVKALYNTLQMPTLYHQYEDDSYQRLQKLITRHAQNLPHAVFLNFAKKIYKRNK; encoded by the exons ATG GGTGACAGTAGTTGCAGCAACGGGACCCACCACTCGGGGGCGGTGCAGTCAGACCCACAGCTGTTTGAGGCCCAGTTTGAGGAGCTGGTGACCGAGCTCACAGAGCAGGACCTCACAGACTCTGTCCTCGCTGACGCTCTCAACAGACTCCGAGAG gtGTTGCATTACAACACTCCTGGAGGAAAAAGAAACAGAGGTCTGTCTGTGATTGGCTCTTTGAGGGAGCTTGTTCCTCCCACTGAGCTGACCCAGGATGCTGTGCGACGGGCCCTGCTGGTTGGCTGGTGCATTGAGCTG CTCCAGGCGTTCTTCCTGGTAGCTGATGACATCATGGATGCTTCAGTGACTCGGAGAGGTCAGCCCTGCTGGTACAAGAGG GAGAGAGTGGGTCTGGATGCCATCAATGATTCCTTCCTCCTGGAGGGATCCATCTACAGACTACTGCGCAGACACTGCAGGGCACAGCCCTACTACGTACACCTATTGGAGCTCTTcactgag ACGTCCTTCCAGACAGAGCTGGGCCAGGCACTGGACCTGATGACCGCTCCTCCTGGTCAAATAGACCTCAACCGCTTCACCATGGAGAG ATATAAGGCCATAGTAAAGTACAAGACTGCCTTCTACTCCTTCTACCTCCCTGTGGCAGCAGCCATGTACATG GCGGGCATCGACAGTGAAGAGGAACACAACAACGCCAAACACATCTTACTGGAGATGGGAGAGTTCTTCCAGATACAG GATGACTACCTGGATTGCTATGGCGACCCGGCGGTGACAGGGAAGATTGGAACAGACATCCAGGACAACAAATGCGGCTGGCTGGTGGTGACCGCTCTAGGGGTCATGACCCCGGAACAAAGGGCAGAGctggag TCATGTTATGGTCGGCGTGACAGTGTGGAGAAGGTGAAAGCACTGTACAACACCCTACAGATGCCCACCCTGTACCACCAATACGAAGACGACAGCTATCAGCGCTTACAGAAACTCATCACGCGTCACGCCCAAAACCTTCCACACGCAGTTTTCCTCAACTTCGCCAAGAAAATCTACAAGAGAAACAAGTGA
- the LOC139572703 gene encoding uncharacterized protein isoform X1, with the protein MATKHFRPLLLGPVHLLTVNFRLILLFGNGYKLANMPLAKDLLQPTSEEEKRSHKKKRLVQSPNSYFMDVKCPGCYKITTVFSHAQTVVLCVGCSTVLCQPTGGKARLTEGQVDYKIHNAKLYRLARCLQSHHFQPADRCASSWSLTFTAAPCNEEADTGGMCLTLC; encoded by the exons ATGGCGACAAAACACTTCCGGCCCCTGCTCCTCGGCCCCGTTCATTTATTAACTGTCAACTTCCGGTTGATCCTTCTTTTCGGCAACGGCTACAAACTCGCCAACATGCCA CTCGCAAAGGACCTGTTGCAACCAACCtccgaggaggagaagaggagtcaCAAGAAGAAGCGTCTTGTACAGAGCCCTAACTCGTATTTTATGGATGTCAAATGTCCAG GATGCTATAAGATCACGACAGTGTTCAGTCACGCCCAGACAGTCGTCCTGTGTGTCGGATGCTCCACAGTCCTGTGTCAACCTACAGGGGGTAAAGCACGCCTCACAGAAG gtcaagtcgactacaaaatccacaatgcaaAGCTCTATAGGCTAGCTAG gtgtctacaatctcaccattttcaacctgcagatcgatgtgcCTCATCGTGGAGTCTGACATTCACAGCAGCACCATGCAATGAAGAAGCAGACACAGGAGGAATGTGTTTGACCCtctgttaa